In Brachyspira aalborgi, the sequence CATATAGTTTTTAAATTTTCTAAAGATTGTTTATATAAATTATCCGTATATATTTTTAGGTTATTCTGCTTTAACATATATTCTTGATGTGGCATATATATAGCTCTTTTTAAAGATTCAATTAGATATTTGTTTTTATCATATATTATACTGTTACTTTCATTTAATCCATAAACGGAAGCAAATTTTTTATTGATTATGCAAATTTTTCTAAATCCGTATATTAATTGCATAGAACCTGAAACTCCATATTTTAAATACCTATCATGTTCTGCATTTTCTGGGTCCAGCATAGGTAAAATAAAATCGCTACTTTCTAATTCCTTATATAAAGTCGGATAATCTACTCGTCCTTTAAATTCTATAAAATCGCATAAAATAGAATTAAACAATATATTTCCTCTACCTATAATAGTAAGTTTAAAATTATTTATACCTTCTCTAATAAGTTCTTCTAAAGATTCTATAAGCAAATTATGATTCTTCCTTTTATCTTCTATATTGCCTATTACTATAAAATTTGTAATTTCTTTATTTTTACTAGTTATGTTAATATCTCCAAAATAATGAGGATTAATATATATAGGAAATTCACTTTTATTAAAATTATTAATCACAGCTATTTTATTTTTTTTCAAAAGTTTCTTATTTACCAATTCTAAATGATGCTCTAATATAATTATTTTTTTATTTTGTCTATTTAGATTTTTTATATATTTTAAAACAGTAGGAAATCCATAATAATTATAATAATATAGATAATAAGAAGTTATAAATATCCCAGAATATTGTTTTATCTTTTTACT encodes:
- a CDS encoding glycosyltransferase family 4 protein, with amino-acid sequence MNFINFLFSIKEKDIYLIITIFGIKIVLKPTRLRHREKNIPSLIKRQELYNKICYDSYDIKINEKISEEFISKYLNEYISIIEKNKDDKINLNIIYANCINTLYNEIYTQYYTKDKKKCFRLLKYLEAVISKQIDEYGIFLSYIKIFSVLTSDIKYNRILDWYNDKIYSQIMDNYLDNFLNAELEDRMILITELNYESHGEVIPGIVKYFFDLNYKVDVLISNELYLAGILNNFINNKNIRIFNMEIDCMIKALNSKKIKQYSGIFITSYYLYYYNYYGFPTVLKYIKNLNRQNKKIIILEHHLELVNKKLLKKNKIAVINNFNKSEFPIYINPHYFGDINITSKNKEITNFIVIGNIEDKRKNHNLLIESLEELIREGINNFKLTIIGRGNILFNSILCDFIEFKGRVDYPTLYKELESSDFILPMLDPENAEHDRYLKYGVSGSMQLIYGFRKICIINKKFASVYGLNESNSIIYDKNKYLIESLKRAIYMPHQEYMLKQNNLKIYTDNLYKQSLENLKTIWK